CGCTGCCCCGGGGCCTGTGCTGGGCCGCCGCCTGGGACATGGTCCGGGACGCCGAACTGTCTGCCCGGGACTACGTGGCGCTGGCGTTGACCGGCCTGCCCGCCGAGACCGACATCAACCTGGTCACCCAGACGCTCCGGCAGACCGCCGCCACGCTCACCTCGTACGCGGCCCCGGACTGGGCACCGACCGGCTGGGCACAGCTCGCCGCCACCGCGTCGACCGCGCTACGGGCCGCCGAGCCGGGCAGCGGGCTGCAACTGACCTGGGCGCGTACCTTCGCTTCGGCCGCCCGCAACGCCTCGGAGCTGGCCGTACTGCGGGGCTGGCTGGACGGCGTCGAGGTGCCGGACGGGTTGACCATCGACACCGAGCTGCGTTGGACGGTGCTCCGGGCCCTGGTCGCGAACGGGGCGGCCGGGCGGGCCGAGATCGACGCGGAGTTGTCGTCGGACCGGACGTCGAGCGGCGAGCGGGAGGCCGCACTGGCGTACGCGCTGATCGCCACCGCCGAGAACAAGGCGGAGGTGTGGCGCACGCTGACCGGGGACGAGATCCTGCCGAACTGGCGGCACCGGGCACTGTTGCAGGGCTTGCAGCATCCGGCTCAGGTCGAGCTGACGGCCCCGTACGTCGAGCCGTTCTTCGCCTCGGTCGGCCAGGTCTGGGCGAGCCGGGACAGTGAGCCGGCCCAGGAGTTCGTCATGCTGGCGTACCCGGCGTACCAGGTCAGCGAGAACACCATCCGGGCCACCGACGGTTGGCTGGCCGAGTCGGGCCATCCGGCGTCGCTGCGCCGGCTGGTCGCCGAGGGCCGGGACGGAGTGCTCCGGGCGCTGCGGGCCCGGGCCAAGGATTCCGCCTCGGCCTGAGCGCGACCCGGCCCGGGGCACCGGCCGCGGCGACCAGCGCGCCACGGCCGGTCCGGAACCCCTGACCGGCCGGTCCGGATCCCCCGACACGACCGCACCCCGACCTCGGCGGCAAGCCGGTGTCGGGGTGCGTTGTCTTGGCTGGGCTGACGGGTTAGTCGGACCGACCTGCGCGGGTGGCGAGCTGGTCCAGGCCGCTGACGATGCCGCCGGCCAGGTCGCCGCCGCCGAAGGCCGCCACCATCGAGAGGGCGGCCAGTTTTGCGTCCCGGTCCGGAACCCGCTTACGCGCCTGGACGCCGGTCACCACCTCCAGCACCCGCTGGTTGGGCGAGAGCGCGACCAGCACGGCGTGGGCGGGATCGACCAGCTCGGCGTGCAGCCGCTGCGCGTGCTCCCGGACCGGCTCGGTCAGCGGCCCGACGTAGACCGTGAAGACCAGCCCGGTGGCGCCGTCGGCGACCCGCAGCGCCTCGTCGATGCGCAGCAGTTGGCGGGTGGTGAAGGGACCGTCCAGCACGTTGGGCTGCTCGGCGACCCCGGCCGAGGCATCGGGCCGGTCGGTCGTCGCCACGCTCTTACCAGCGGTCACTTGCGCCCCCTGTCACGCCGGCGCGCGTCGGCGCGCTGATGGTCTCGATCTCACCGCTGGTCAGACTGCGGGCCTCCGCGCCGGCCGGCAGCGCGGTCCGCGCGGACTCGGTCAGGTGCTCGGGCGAGGAGAGAAACCAGACCGGAGTGAACTCGAACGGCCGTCCCGGCCGGTAACGGCGGGCGTTACGCCCGCTCTTACCGGCCCGCGCCAACACGGTGATCACCAGTACGGCGGCGACCGGGATGGCGACAAAGACCAGCAACGTCTCGGAAACAGACAACCTCAACGCCCCCAGACGAAAACGGGATCATCGTGCCCGGCCCGAGCGGTTGACGATCTTGCCAATCCGCCCGACCCAGTCGCCGTTCACGGTATCGGAAAGCGAGGCCCGGCAGATCTCGGGGGGCCGATCCCAGCGCCGACGGGCAGCCGATCCGCCCCACGAAGGGCCGATCCGGGCGCGGCGGGGCCGGTTCCGGACCCCGCCACGCCCGTCGGAACGCGACCAGCGTCGGCACGCCCGGTGGGGCAGGCTCCCACGGCACCGGCCCCACCGGGCGCCGCGCTACGGCGTGATCGCGTACGCCCGGATCACGGTCTGCCGGACGGTGTTGCCGGCCCGGTCCGTGGCAGCCGCCGGCAGTGAGACGAAACATAGGTCCTTCTGCGCCGACCCGGTGTCCTTTCCGGAACAATAGCTAGACCATCGACAGCGACCAAAGGTTACGTCGGGTTTCGTACCGGCCGATACGTAGCTGAGATGACTCGATCCGAATCGATCACGGTCACGGCAGAGCGGCTCAGTCGACGAGCCGGGCCAACGCCTCGGCCGCCCGCCAGCAGTCGTGGTACGTCGAGTAGAGCGGCACCGGGGCCAGCCGGATCACGTCCGGCTCACGGTCGTCGACCAGCACTCCGTACTCGGTGGAGAGGCGTTTGGTCAGCGCGGCGGCGCCGCCCCGGCCGATCCGTACCGACAGCTGGCAGCCGCGTCGGGCCGGATCGCGTGGCGTGATCACCGTGAGCGGACGGGTCGGGGTGATCTCGTCCAGGAGTTCTTCCAGATATCCGGTCAACCGTTCACTGCGACTCCGCAACGCGGCCATTCCGACCTCTTCGAAGATCCCCAACGCCGAACGCATCGGCGCCATCGCCAGAACCGGCGGATTGGAGATCAGCCACGCCTCCGCCGTGGCCGGCGGCCGGGAGACCGGGGCCATCTCGAACCGGGTCGCCTCGTCCGTACCCCACCAACCCTCGAACCGGTTGACCGTCGGGTCGCCGAGGTGTCGCTCGTGGACGAAGATCCCGGCCAGCGCCCCCGGACCGGAGTTCAGGTACTTGTACGTGCACCAGGCGGCGAAGTCGACGTTCCAGTCGTGCAGGGCGAGCGGCACGTTC
The nucleotide sequence above comes from Plantactinospora soyae. Encoded proteins:
- the ctaJ gene encoding aa3-type cytochrome oxidase subunit CtaJ, with translation MSVSETLLVFVAIPVAAVLVITVLARAGKSGRNARRYRPGRPFEFTPVWFLSSPEHLTESARTALPAGAEARSLTSGEIETISAPTRAGVTGGASDRW
- a CDS encoding DUF5130 family protein, translated to MTAGKSVATTDRPDASAGVAEQPNVLDGPFTTRQLLRIDEALRVADGATGLVFTVYVGPLTEPVREHAQRLHAELVDPAHAVLVALSPNQRVLEVVTGVQARKRVPDRDAKLAALSMVAAFGGGDLAGGIVSGLDQLATRAGRSD